The sequence ATGGTTTAGGGATTACACCAATAGAAAATACCTAATTAAATCCCTTAAAACCCTCAACATtaaacccaaatttaaaattcaaattcaaaaataacatcttaaggttgttgttgttttagtGCTCCCTGCATCAATATCTCTcttcattcaaaaaaataattagctTGTCAACTTCTAGGGCTAGGATGGCTACTGCACCAGATGCAGGTCAGCTGATGGCCTTGTTGTTGAAGCTAGCAAATGCGAAAAAGACAATTGAACTTGGAGTCTTTACAGGATACTCTCTTCTCCTCACTGCTCTTACAATTCCTGAGGATGGAAAGGTCTGTAATGAATATTCTTCAGTGATAATCTTATCTATCAAACTGCTTATGGTTTGCCAAATAAAACTGCAGATTATAGCTATAGATGTAAATCGGGAGACATTTGAGATTGGGTTGCCAGTAATTAAGAAAGCTGGTGTTGCCGACAAAATTGATTTCATTGAGTCTGAGGCTTTACCAGTTCTTGATCAGCTATTACAAAATGTAAGAATGACCCTCCCTATATTATTAATCTTTTCATGATTGTCACAATATGATCTCATCAATTTATTATCCACAGACCACAATGAGGTCTTcacatttctctttctttcttcctcttcctgtttttttttttttttttttttttttttttttttttttttggtggggggtgGTGGGTGGGGGTGGGGAATTATGCAGCCTGAAAATGAAGGGAGTTTCGACTTTGCTTTTATCGATGCTGACAGTGTGAATTATTGGAACTACCATGAGAGGCTGATGAAACTGTTAAAGGTAGGTGGCCTTGTTGTCTATGTTAAAGGTAGGTGGCCTAGTTGTCTATGATAACACACTCTGGAAAGGAACAGTAGCAATGCCTGATGCGTTGGTTCCAGATCTGGAAACAGGAGAGGGAGTTGGCAATTGAGCTTAACAAATCATTTGCAGCTGATCCTCGCATCCAAATTTCGCATGCTTCATTGGGTGATGGTATCACAATCTGCAGGCGTATCTACTGAATGATTTCTTCAGACTTCTCTGCATTTTTCTTGCCTTATGAGTTTGAATGTTATAATTGAACCTTAACTACCTCGCTTAGATTAGTACTCCTTTAGATATTAGTTCTCATATAAAGAAAAGTGTGTGGTTTTAGAAACATCAGAAGCTGGGGTTGCTAAAAGAACAGATGGCTTCATTCAGGTCTTCCTTGTGGACCAAAAAGAACTGTTGGCATTTTCTGTTTTTAGCTGCTATTATCAGAAAACAGTATATTTTCCATTGTGAGCTGAAATCATCTTCAACAAacgactctctctctctctctctctctctctcgcgcGCGCTCTGAAGTTCCCCTTTTGTTTGAATAAGCCCAAGGTTCATTCTTATGATTTTCTCCACTTTTTATCCAAATGATAATCTATTCTTGTATACATTTGATGACCAATTAAGGAAGATATCCATCATGCCAATGAGGGTACAACGCCTGCTGCTTTTTGCAATAAGTAATTCAATCCCGGTACCTGTATTTTAGCCTAAATATAAATGGCCTAGGCTGCTTTTCTGTGTTACTGAATCAACTGTTGGATGTTTTGCTTCGTCTCCCCCACTTTTTAAGTAATACGATTTGAATCTATTGTCTAAACACATAAGTCCTTAATGCCCACAATTTATAAACTGTTCTAGACATTGTTGATTGTTCTTTCCCCAATGGCAGAAGACAGCTATCTTCTTAAAGTGCCATTCCTACTTTTAATCTTTGATCACACAGAAGTACGGTCATATAACTTAACATGCACAATCTCACATCTCAGTAAGTATAGTATAATATTAATGTCCTGTCATTAGTAGGAAGGGGTAGATTTATAGATAGCTGAGCCAAAGAGTGAAGTGTTGCAATGTCAACTGAGAGTTCGTGTCTCCTGCTTAACAGGTGGTATTATTTTCTCTGGTATGAATAAAGCAActtattcattgaaaaaaagaaaaaacaaagctACAGATTTGTGTTTgtagaaaaatttataatgcaCGTTAGAAGAAAAGTTGAAGGCATCAGCCAAAGAAATAATGAGACATAagcaaaatacaaattattgatgatgttaccaactttttaatttataatcaaaaaattatttccatACTGTTCTCCCAAGGTCCCTCTAAGCACTtgccatttttttatattaaaaaacagGGAGCACTAAgaatttttagagattgtttggAAGAATTATTGACATGAAGTGATCCACCctcaatttttctttaaattagtCGCAAACCTGGGCGCAGTGCacagaaaaaaattgataatttatttttttaagtgaaaaatgaaaatagtataGGAGACTTATAAGAGTTAGTCTCAAAACTTCTTAAAATGAtgtaattattttctaacaaagtaTAGTTGATACAatatgttaaattttcaaattaagcTATTTacatttgttatttgaaagtgtttgaaattttgtaagtttttatttttttttaagaaaatatagtgCATTTTACATTCAATATTATCTAAGATGAAGTATTTTGTACATAATATAATGTGTAGTTGAAATTTGTTGTTAGTCTTCCTTACATACAATTCATCCTCTATTAGTCTGAAATGACCTAAAGAATAAGTAGATATAAgtaaatttatcaattattttaggaaaaaaaaaacttcaataacataagaaaaatgtaattttatcaaGAACCTACCAACATTACGCTGAAAATGTGACATAATTGTCAATAAAGCAACTTCTCTTTCTACACAAACATCTCCTCCCAAAGCATCACCAAAGTGGACGAAATTGATTGGTGTAGACTGACATTGACCGAACTAGACCAAAATATATCGAAGTGATACGCTAACATGGTTTAACAGAAGCGTAGCAATGCTTTATCTTTAAATATTACAAGCACATTAActtgaaatacaaaatttttggatgaatttataatggagttttagTCATGACACGTAAATTCAAAATGGCAATTAAGTTGCCAATCACCAGGGAAGCCAATAAGATATAACAACATAGAAAAGAACATCaaaatgaacataaatttttaaGTAAACACATTGTTAATAACTATATTAGACaaacttaattataaaataggaacttcaaaataaaaataaaaataaaaacaaaaacagttaGATAGTAATTATGACGGTTAAGTGCATACAGAGCACTTATcatccaaataattttttttttaaatagtatatatattattaaataatttaatgaaataaaaattaaattaataaaaatcacatTCCAAATAGatattattttaaagtaatttttgttttttcattttatatttcaagACCAAATGGACCGAACTGGTCCGAATTGACCAAGTGGAACGAATGGGACCAAATAAACCAAGGTGGACTGAACAGAACCGTAATGGGTTGAattggaccaaagtagaccg is a genomic window of Quercus lobata isolate SW786 chromosome 2, ValleyOak3.0 Primary Assembly, whole genome shotgun sequence containing:
- the LOC115976166 gene encoding probable caffeoyl-CoA O-methyltransferase At4g26220, producing the protein MEQNAKKVTSPSKGLLQSEDLYQYILETSVYPREPDFLKELRHVTASHPRARMATAPDAGQLMALLLKLANAKKTIELGVFTGYSLLLTALTIPEDGKIIAIDVNRETFEIGLPVIKKAGVADKIDFIESEALPVLDQLLQNPENEGSFDFAFIDADSVNYWNYHERLMKLLKIWKQERELAIELNKSFAADPRIQISHASLGDGITICRRIY